The nucleotide sequence AATGTACCTTTGGGGATGTATCATTTTGATGGTTAGCTGGCTGCGTTTTTATTTATTACCACTTTGGTTAACCAATTTTGCAAAATTAACTCTTAAGAGTAGCAAATTATAAAATAGCATATGTTCAAAAACCTTGGATTCTTTTATAAGTAGTCTAATTGAGTGAGAGGACTTATGGTACTAACTACCGTTAAATTGTTTTTTAGAACTGTAGCTGCCGTTAAATTGTTGGTAGTAGTGCAAGTAGTATCATTTTGACCAAAAACAATGATATATTGTAAAACAAACTAGATGGTTTGATTATATGCATGATAAAATTCCAAATGGTTAACGCCCCATGTAATCATGCACTTAGCATTGCTCAAGAAGCAAGTATATGGCAGGAAGGCTTTATTGAATCACTTGCACAGTGAAGCTAGTATACGGCGAGGAGGCTTTATTAGTGGCCACCGGCTATGAAGAACCGTCAAATTATTGACCAAGAGAACATCGCCTTTCTTCCAAGGTATCGCAACACATTCTTCTTTCAAGATTCTCCACATGTCTTTCATAGCATCTTCATCCACAGGATCGCCACTACCCAGCTCCACCCCCCCTGTATTCCGCTTCTCACTTGTAGGAACATTGTAAGCAATAGGAAGACTATTAAACCATGTTTTCCTGCGACTCGCCTCGTCAAACCTGATCGCAGGTATTGGGCCTGTTATAAGTTTTGCAGTATTCCCCATCCATTCTAGCTTTGTTCCCTTCTTCACCGCCCTGTCAATTACGCCATTCTCGTAAGGATGAAATTTGTAAGGTTTATTGTAGAGATACAATTATACAAACCTTTCCTCTGCAATCTTCTTGTCATCGGTTTGGAATGCCGTCTTCCAACTAGTACCAGTAACGGATGATGGATCCTCCTTATCGCCTTGTATCGTTATATACATCAATCCATGCTCCTCGAGCTGTGCAACGAAATCCGGGTGCCTCTCTTTCATCTTTTCATATACGATATAACTCGAAACTATGGGGGTTTCTCCCCCTTCTTCCGGCTCTTCTTCACAAAAGAAAAATAACTTGGTGGGGAAATCTGGATTCTGTTACAATCTCAACTCTTTTCAGTTATACTACCAATTGTTTCAGAAATTTCTAAATCTATTATTTTACTAAACCATctacaaataattaaaaaaaatgatcaATTGGCTCATgaaattttaatataaaaatatatttaatatatcaGACAAAACTTATATAAATAAAAGGCCGGCTCGTTAGCTCATGAATGTTtaagataaaaatatatttaatacaTCGGATAAaacttatataaataaaaagcCGGCTCGTTAAGCTAATGAGCCGGCTTGTGCTTGGAcccgagctcgtttaagctcggcttgATTTGAGCTTTTAGCGAGCCAAGCCGAGCAGTATTAACTATTTCAAAAACAACTTCATTTACACCCCTACTAGAAGTCAAAACACCTGCAAAAACCTACTAGaatcaattattattattttactaaACTGAAACCATGAATGTTTAAGATAACCTAGCTATAATCTTGGCCATCAGAATGATTCACAGCGGAAGAATCATGACTTATTGGATTCATTATTAGATCTTCGATTGATCAATATGCAGAAATGGGAGTATGGACAATTCGACAGTTAGTTAAATTGTCTTGGTACCGGTAAATGGTTCCCGGCAACCATCATTTATACATAATAATGGACGGTTATGTGGTGGTTGAAACTGGCGGGAATAATCGCCTTTTGAATCGGTGTCAACCAACCAACATACCCGCTTGTTCATAtcgttacatacatacatataaacataAATAATATAACCTAAGATAAGTACATATAATCATATAAATAATTATGTTTATATTGtctaatacactcccctaaaCATAATTACGTTTACGAGAGTGCTTGAGAACACTGTTGTTGGCATCATCCACGGCAACTTTTGCCCGGTTAAAATCGAACCTCCTCCTTGTGTTCAGCCTTTTGATTCCCTGCCAGTCGTTGCCGGGGAAAAATGCGTAATGCTCTGCATCTTTTCCAGCAACTTCTGCACTCCTTGAATTGCCTTCCGTTTGATCTGCATCAGTTCCAACCACCCTGTTTCCTTCACTCCTGCTTTGTCTCGGATCAACCACCATCTTGACTTCCTCCTTCTCGAGCACCTTTTCTTGAGTTGACTTATACTTGTAATAATAGATGAGCACGTCCAAATACATAGCATATATCAGTCTCATGTATTCTCCTTCATCATACTCAAAACCTATATCCCTGGCAATCATTGCCCACATATTGTTTTTGGTGATCCTCCGATGTCCACCTTCCCTCTTTACGGCCATATACAGATCCAGTAAACATACCTTTCGGTTATTTGGTGCATATGCAGGTAGAGGTCTTGTATTAATTTCCTCTCCTTGAGAAACCAATCTATCATATTATTGAATGTGCTTTCGAGATGATATTTGTATTTTATAACATAATCTTCATCATCAAGCATGTCAAGAAGTGCCTTACAATCTCGAAATTCCTTAAAAGGCGTCGCTTGAAGTATTAAGACATTCCAGTCTGGTTCATTTGTTGACATGTTTAGACTTTCAAAATAATCGTTCAAGAATTCCGTTTTGAACTTTTCATGATCTGTTTCTCTACTCATCACCGATTGCTTTTCTAACATACCAACTTCATCTTCCTTAGTCATCCGAGTTATGTTACTTATCTTATTAATTAAGGGAACACTAAACGTAGGGAATAACTTGCACTTATCACCATTGAATTTAACCGTGAAGCCTTGAATGATTAACTGATCTAGGCTTAACACATTTCTATCTATGTCTAGAGTGTATAAAACACTCTGTATACACGAATCTTTTCGGACCCAGACATGACTTCGACGACCCCTATACCCCTTATGAAGAAAAATTGATTTTCTCCAGTTTTTGTTTCGATACTAGACATGTTTTTTATTCGTCTAAACAACTCTAAATTGCCAGAATAGTGATGTTTAAGGGTTTTACTGACATACCACATATCTGACCAGAAACCACCATCGGTGCCGACCACTATATATTCCATTCTTTGATCATTTTGATGATCAGAATCAGTGTTATGTTGTTGCTGTGTTCCGGTGTCGATTGCCAGACGAAGCAGTTGAGTTTCCTCATCATTTTCTTTCAACATACATGTCGAGATTTGGTGACCGGGTTTGTTGCAGTAATAGCATCGTCTTTGCAACCATCTTCGTTCTTTTTTCTCGTCCGAACAGTGTTTACACGGCATCATCGTTGAAGTTGGCCGGAGATCATCACTGTTAATgaaactggctctgataccactttctTGGCCATTAGAATGATTCACAGCGGAA is from Helianthus annuus cultivar XRQ/B chromosome 9, HanXRQr2.0-SUNRISE, whole genome shotgun sequence and encodes:
- the LOC110880201 gene encoding clavaminate synthase-like protein At3g21360, which translates into the protein MATGKFFRQVTLPEQKSHNDDVLFPAVLSPACTTAVQLSTFEEAIRVHKPWLESILVNTGAILFRGFPVTSPSDFNDVVEAFGFPEFSYVGGRVPRTQVVGRVYTANESPLHLEVPFHHEMAYNPDFPTKLFFFCEEEPEEGGETPIVSSYIVYEKMKERHPDFVAQLEEHGLMYITIQGDKEDPSSVTGTSWKTAFQTDDKKIAEERAVKKGTKLEWMGNTAKLITGPIPAIRFDEASRRKTWFNSLPIAYNVPTSEKRNTGGVELGSGDPVDEDAMKDMWRILKEECVAIPWKKGDVLLVNNLTVLHSRWPLIKPPRRILASLCK